The genomic interval CGATCAGCTCGGGGCGCGCCCGGAACCGCGCGAAGACCGTGCGACCGGTCATCGCCGTCGCGCGCACGACCTCGCCGCGCGAGGTGTCGACCACCATCACGACGACGGCCCCGCCCCGGAAGGAGCGGCAGCGGCCCGAGATGAGCGCGTTGTCCGGCCCGCTCGCCGCTCGCGCGGAGTCCTGGAGCTCACGGTTGTAGCGCCTGGCCTGGAACAGCGTCATGACCATCGCCAGGATCATCGCGGTGATCAGGAGGGCGGGGAACTGCCAGCCGACGTCGTGCATGTCAGCCCTCCTCGAAACGGATCTCGGCGCCGACGGCCGGGGCCTTCGGCATCTCGCCGGTGGCGAGCACGGCGCCGGGCAGCAGCTCCTGCTCGGGCTGGTTGACGTAGACGACGACGTGGCCGAGCTGGACGAGGTTCTCGTTGGCCTGGGCGCCGAGCGCGTCGACCGTGACCCGGTCCTCGCCCAGGACGAGGACGTCGCCCGGCGCGATGTCGCGCACGGGCCGGGCGGCGCCGGTGTGGACGATGCTGACGTCGGCGAGGGCGGGCGGCACGGGCTCGCCGAAGAGGATGACGACACCGGCGTCGAGCATGTCGTGCGTGTCGTCGCCGATGTGGCTGACGGTGGAGGTCCAGAGGGTGCTCATGAGGGATCCTTCGCGGGTTCGAGAGGGGGCGGGGACGGCCGCGCGCCGACGAGGGCGGGCGCGCGGCCGTCGGTGCCGTTCAGAGGAGGAACGACACGAGGTAGGCGATCAGGACGGCGATCGGCGAGGTGATCAGGCGGGTGAACAGCACCGCCGGCACGCCGACCGAGATGGTCTCCGGCTTGGCCTCGCCGAGGGACAGGCCCACGGGGATGAAGTCGGCGCCGACCTGGCCGTCGATCGCGAACAGCGTGGGCAGGGCGTACTGGACCGGGAGGGCGCCGGCGCCGATCTGCGTGCCCATGAGGACGCCGACCACCTGGGCGATCGCCGCGCCGGGCCCCAGGATCGGGGACAGGAACGGGAGCGCCACGATGAGCGACAGCAGGAGCAGCCCCAGGGGGTTCTGCGCGAGCGGCGTGACCAGGTGGGCGATGCCCTGCGAGATCCCGGTGTAGTTGACGAAGCCGATCAGGAGCCCGACGTACGCCATGAACGGGATGACGGTCTTGAGGATGATGTCGAGCGCCTGGCGTCCCGAGGACAGCAGCGTGTTGATGACGTAGCCGATCGCGTTGCCGAACCCGACCACGATCCCGGTGAACCCGCGGGGGCGCCCTGGCGCGGCCGCCTTCCGGGGAGCCTCGGCGTCCGCGTCCGCGGGGGCCGCCTGGTCGGCGCCCGCCGCCGCAGCGCCCGCGCCGCCGACACCGGCGGCCGTGGCGCTCTGCTCGGCGTCGGCGACCGCCACCTGGTTCACGCCCACATCCGACACGAAGATGTCGTCGGTGATGAACTGCGCGAGCGGGCCCGTCGGCGACCCCGGGTACACGTCGATGGTCGGGATCCGCTTCTTGGGGTACACGCCGATGCGGGCGGTGCCGCCGCAGTTGATGACGACCGCCATCACCTCGTCGTCGGCGATGTGGTTGGTGAAGCCGTCGAGCACCTCGGCCCCGGAGAGCTCCGCCATCCTCTGGGC from Brachybacterium huguangmaarense carries:
- a CDS encoding transcriptional regulator GutM codes for the protein MHDVGWQFPALLITAMILAMVMTLFQARRYNRELQDSARAASGPDNALISGRCRSFRGGAVVVMVVDTSRGEVVRATAMTGRTVFARFRARPELIGPVTGLADRARSRALRRGAEDALLRLPKPRRGAAVSMGASAADRPRTLRRSASTPARAATPVAHAMNH
- a CDS encoding PTS glucitol/sorbitol transporter subunit IIA; the protein is MSTLWTSTVSHIGDDTHDMLDAGVVILFGEPVPPALADVSIVHTGAARPVRDIAPGDVLVLGEDRVTVDALGAQANENLVQLGHVVVYVNQPEQELLPGAVLATGEMPKAPAVGAEIRFEEG
- the srlE gene encoding PTS glucitol/sorbitol transporter subunit IIB, which produces MSFTPIRVTKGGAGWGSGLTIVPTDTKKVILSVTGGGIHPVAQRMAELSGAEVLDGFTNHIADDEVMAVVINCGGTARIGVYPKKRIPTIDVYPGSPTGPLAQFITDDIFVSDVGVNQVAVADAEQSATAAGVGGAGAAAAGADQAAPADADAEAPRKAAAPGRPRGFTGIVVGFGNAIGYVINTLLSSGRQALDIILKTVIPFMAYVGLLIGFVNYTGISQGIAHLVTPLAQNPLGLLLLSLIVALPFLSPILGPGAAIAQVVGVLMGTQIGAGALPVQYALPTLFAIDGQVGADFIPVGLSLGEAKPETISVGVPAVLFTRLITSPIAVLIAYLVSFLL